Proteins encoded within one genomic window of Raineyella fluvialis:
- a CDS encoding GAF domain-containing protein translates to MTAPPQLRRAEISDSWTRCAATGVSIDLPAAPVTLDEGALLLRRDTHPLGRVRPLLEDVLGDAVHDCEAVLALGDVDGHLLWVSGARAAMRRAERIGFVAGSNWDERVAGTNAPGTALRLDTPLVVRGGEHYVDAVRGWSCAATPIHDPATRSVIGVLDVTGGPRIAIPQTLAMVRAAARMAEAELARLAPGPGDDTAPGRPPADVRLEALGRTEALLTPTADPARAVRLGPRHSEMLVVLAAHPGGLTGTELAELVYPHPVGDATVRAEVNRLRALLGPEMLESRPYRLRARLGGDWCDVRTMLADGDVEGALRTYSGRLLPRSTSPAVEALAADLEWALRAAVLDSGRPDLMASWTRTAAGADDLEMWTAQHHHLPATSPLRPMVAAQIARLDRELAAPTPVRRR, encoded by the coding sequence ATGACCGCACCCCCGCAGCTCCGGCGCGCCGAGATCAGCGACTCCTGGACGCGGTGTGCGGCGACGGGCGTGAGCATCGACCTGCCGGCTGCCCCGGTCACCCTGGACGAGGGCGCGCTGCTGCTCCGGCGTGATACCCACCCGCTCGGTCGCGTACGCCCCCTGCTGGAGGACGTCCTCGGCGACGCGGTCCACGACTGCGAGGCGGTGCTGGCGCTGGGCGACGTCGACGGTCACCTGCTCTGGGTCAGTGGCGCCCGGGCCGCGATGCGGCGCGCCGAACGGATCGGCTTCGTCGCCGGCAGCAACTGGGACGAACGGGTCGCCGGCACCAACGCGCCGGGCACCGCCCTGCGGCTCGACACCCCGTTGGTCGTCCGCGGCGGAGAGCACTACGTCGACGCGGTGCGCGGCTGGAGCTGCGCCGCCACCCCGATCCACGACCCGGCCACGCGATCGGTGATCGGGGTGCTGGACGTGACGGGCGGTCCGCGGATCGCCATCCCGCAGACGCTCGCGATGGTCCGGGCCGCCGCCCGGATGGCCGAGGCCGAACTGGCCCGCCTAGCCCCCGGACCGGGCGATGACACGGCCCCCGGCCGACCCCCGGCCGATGTCCGGCTGGAGGCCCTCGGGCGGACCGAGGCGCTCCTCACCCCGACGGCGGATCCGGCCCGCGCCGTCCGACTCGGGCCGCGCCACAGCGAGATGCTCGTGGTCCTCGCCGCCCATCCCGGCGGCCTGACCGGCACCGAACTCGCCGAGCTCGTCTATCCCCACCCCGTCGGCGACGCAACCGTCCGGGCCGAGGTCAACCGGCTGCGCGCCCTGCTCGGGCCCGAGATGCTGGAGTCCCGCCCGTACCGGTTACGGGCCCGGCTCGGCGGGGACTGGTGCGACGTCCGGACGATGCTCGCCGACGGCGATGTCGAGGGCGCGTTGCGTACGTACAGCGGTCGACTGCTCCCCCGCTCCACCTCACCGGCCGTCGAAGCTCTGGCCGCCGATCTCGAGTGGGCCCTGCGCGCCGCGGTCCTCGACAGCGGACGGCCCGACCTGATGGCGTCGTGGACGCGCACCGCAGCGGGCGCGGACGACCTGGAGATGTGGACCGCGCAGCACCATCACCTGCCCGCCACATCGCCGCTGCGGCCGATGGTGGCCGCGCAGATCGCCCGGCTCGACCGGGAATTGGCCGCCCCGACCCCTGTCCGCCGGAGGTAG
- a CDS encoding aldehyde dehydrogenase family protein: MTVYSRPGSSSSTIDVKDTYGHFIGGDWVAPKKKDYFENFSPVNGQAFTRIGRGTAEDIDAALDAAHAAAPAWGRTSPTDRANILLKIADRMEAHLEDLAVVESWDNGKAVRETLNADLPLAVDHFRYFASAIRTQEGSISEIDHQTYAYHFHEPLGVVGQIIPWNFPLLMAVWKLAPALAAGNCVVLKPAEQTPWSILKLVELIGDLLPAGVLNVVNGFGIEAGKPLASSKRIRKIAFTGETSTGRLIAGYASENLIPVTLELGGKSPNIFFDSVGQHDDAFYSKALEGFTMFALNQGEVCTCPSRALVERSMYGDFMTDAVARVQQIKQGDPLDTETMMGAQASDEQLKKITSYLDIGRQEGAKVLTGGGHAELGGDLNGGYYVQPTVFQGDNTMRIFQEEIFGPVLSVTSFDDEAHALSIANDTLYGLGAGVWSRDASQAFRMGRGIEAGRVWTNCYHQYPAHAAFGGYKQSGIGRENHKMMLDHYQQTKNLLVSYSPDPLGFF, from the coding sequence ATGACGGTGTACAGCCGACCGGGCAGCTCCAGCTCGACGATCGACGTCAAGGACACGTACGGCCACTTCATCGGTGGCGACTGGGTCGCCCCGAAGAAGAAGGACTACTTCGAGAACTTCTCGCCGGTGAACGGCCAGGCGTTCACCCGGATCGGACGCGGCACGGCCGAGGACATCGACGCGGCGCTCGACGCCGCGCACGCCGCTGCTCCGGCCTGGGGCCGCACGTCGCCGACGGATCGCGCGAACATCCTCCTCAAGATCGCCGACCGGATGGAAGCCCACCTCGAGGACCTCGCCGTCGTCGAATCCTGGGACAACGGCAAAGCCGTCCGCGAGACCCTCAACGCCGACCTGCCGCTGGCGGTCGACCACTTCCGCTACTTCGCCTCGGCGATCCGTACGCAAGAGGGCTCGATCAGCGAGATCGACCACCAGACGTACGCCTATCACTTCCACGAGCCGCTCGGCGTCGTCGGCCAGATCATCCCGTGGAACTTCCCGCTGCTGATGGCCGTCTGGAAGCTCGCCCCCGCGCTGGCCGCCGGCAACTGCGTGGTGCTGAAGCCTGCCGAGCAGACGCCGTGGTCCATCCTCAAGCTCGTCGAACTGATCGGGGACCTGCTGCCGGCCGGCGTCCTCAACGTCGTCAACGGCTTCGGCATCGAGGCCGGCAAACCGCTGGCGTCGAGCAAGCGGATCCGCAAGATCGCCTTCACCGGCGAGACCTCGACCGGCCGCCTGATCGCCGGCTACGCGTCGGAGAACCTCATCCCGGTCACCCTGGAGCTCGGCGGCAAGTCGCCGAACATCTTCTTCGACAGCGTGGGCCAGCACGACGACGCGTTCTACAGCAAGGCGCTCGAGGGCTTCACGATGTTCGCGCTCAACCAGGGCGAGGTCTGCACCTGCCCGTCGCGGGCGCTGGTCGAACGGTCGATGTACGGCGACTTCATGACCGACGCCGTCGCCCGGGTACAGCAGATCAAGCAGGGTGACCCCCTCGACACCGAGACGATGATGGGCGCCCAGGCCAGCGACGAGCAGCTGAAGAAGATCACCTCCTACCTCGACATCGGCCGCCAGGAGGGCGCCAAGGTGCTCACCGGCGGCGGACATGCCGAGCTCGGCGGCGACCTCAACGGCGGCTACTACGTCCAGCCGACCGTCTTCCAGGGCGACAACACGATGCGGATCTTCCAGGAGGAGATCTTCGGCCCGGTGCTGTCGGTCACCTCCTTCGACGACGAGGCGCACGCGCTGTCGATCGCGAACGACACCCTCTACGGCCTCGGCGCCGGCGTGTGGTCGCGCGACGCCTCCCAGGCGTTCCGGATGGGCCGCGGGATCGAGGCCGGCCGGGTGTGGACCAACTGCTACCACCAGTACCCGGCGCACGCCGCGTTCGGTGGCTACAAGCAGTCCGGCATCGGCCGCGAGAACCACAAGATGATGCTCGACCACTACCAGCAGACGAAGAACCTGCTGGTGTCCTACTCCCCCGACCCGCTGGGGTTCTTCTGA
- a CDS encoding HD domain-containing phosphohydrolase — MHPTARDLGEGLPRRVEVLAGLSVAIDLGLGQPAEHMLRSAILACRLADRLGLTRDQRATTYYTSLVMWIGCHADSQEYARWFGDDIAVRRAAYLVDWTGLPFLRFLLGNVARGEPVAQRLLTTAALLRDARGQLGALMHSHCLSAAALAHHLGLPAEVEQAVTYTFERFDGTGLPQGCQGAAIPIEMRIAQLADTAEVHHRLHGVGAAVAMARRRRGGHFDPDVVDALLTSPAEVFADVPDSDAWKAAIAAAPDAEVRLDPAGLDLLVCAIGDFADLKCPFTLGHSRAVATLGAAAGELMGLAPREVRALRRAGHLHDIGRLGVSNQVWSTPSRLTSSEWERVRMHPYLTDRVLSRINGLEQERTYARAHHEHLDGTGYPVGMSGAALGPGERILAAAVAYRSGLEPRPYREALDAEQAARRLRDRSAAGHLDPECVDAVLAAAGQPAPRVARDDALTPREREVLGYVARGLTNRQIAEKLVLSEKTVRNHVERTYAKIGATNRVGASLYALGHGLVATGVGGATA, encoded by the coding sequence ATGCACCCCACGGCCCGAGACCTCGGCGAGGGCCTCCCGCGTCGCGTCGAGGTCCTGGCGGGTCTGTCGGTGGCCATCGACCTCGGCCTCGGCCAGCCGGCCGAGCACATGCTGAGATCCGCCATCCTCGCCTGCCGCCTCGCCGACCGGCTCGGGCTGACCCGCGACCAGCGCGCCACGACGTACTACACGTCGCTGGTCATGTGGATCGGCTGCCATGCCGACTCCCAGGAGTACGCGCGCTGGTTCGGCGACGACATCGCCGTGCGGCGTGCGGCCTACCTGGTGGACTGGACGGGGCTGCCGTTCCTGCGGTTCCTGCTCGGCAACGTCGCCCGCGGCGAGCCGGTGGCGCAGCGCCTGCTGACGACCGCGGCCCTGCTCCGCGATGCCCGGGGCCAGCTGGGAGCGCTGATGCACTCCCACTGCCTGTCCGCGGCGGCGCTGGCCCACCACCTCGGTCTGCCGGCCGAGGTGGAGCAGGCGGTGACGTACACCTTCGAACGCTTCGACGGGACCGGTCTTCCCCAGGGATGCCAGGGAGCCGCGATCCCGATCGAGATGCGGATCGCGCAACTGGCCGACACCGCCGAGGTCCACCACCGGCTGCACGGGGTCGGCGCTGCGGTCGCGATGGCGCGCCGGCGCCGCGGCGGGCACTTCGACCCGGACGTCGTCGACGCGCTGCTCACGTCACCGGCGGAAGTGTTCGCCGATGTCCCCGACTCCGATGCCTGGAAGGCCGCGATCGCGGCGGCGCCTGACGCCGAGGTCCGCCTCGACCCCGCCGGCCTGGACCTGTTGGTCTGCGCGATCGGGGACTTCGCCGACCTGAAGTGCCCCTTCACGCTGGGACATTCCCGCGCGGTCGCCACGCTGGGCGCCGCGGCAGGGGAGCTGATGGGACTCGCCCCGCGGGAGGTCCGAGCATTGCGCCGCGCCGGCCACCTGCACGACATCGGCAGGCTCGGGGTGTCGAACCAGGTGTGGTCGACACCCAGCAGACTGACCTCGTCGGAGTGGGAGCGGGTCCGGATGCATCCCTACCTCACCGACCGGGTGCTCAGCCGGATCAACGGTCTGGAGCAGGAACGTACGTACGCACGAGCCCACCACGAGCACCTCGACGGCACCGGCTACCCCGTGGGCATGAGCGGCGCCGCCCTCGGCCCCGGCGAACGTATCCTCGCCGCAGCCGTCGCCTACCGGTCCGGACTGGAACCGCGACCCTACCGGGAGGCCCTCGACGCCGAGCAGGCGGCTCGCAGACTGCGGGACCGGAGCGCGGCGGGACACCTCGATCCGGAGTGCGTGGACGCGGTCCTCGCGGCCGCCGGCCAACCCGCACCCCGGGTGGCGCGCGACGATGCGCTGACACCGCGGGAACGCGAGGTGCTCGGGTACGTCGCCCGGGGCCTGACCAACCGCCAGATCGCCGAGAAGCTGGTGCTGAGCGAGAAGACCGTCCGCAACCACGTGGAGCGGACGTACGCCAAGATCGGTGCGACGAACCGGGTCGGGGCCAGCCTGTACGCGCTGGGGCATGGGTTGGTGGCGACCGGAGTCGGTGGGGCAACGGCCTGA
- the icmF gene encoding fused isobutyryl-CoA mutase/GTPase IcmF translates to MTMASPMPGQDPDALHVPTHHVRFVTAAALFDGHDAAINIIRRILQAQGVEVVHLGHDRSVDDVVTAAIQEDVQGVAISSYQGGHLEYFGYLVEQLRRAGAGHVRVFGGGGGVIVAEEVEALARLGVRIFTPADGQRLGLPRMVNELVRTCDVMPPAPDGLADRVLAGEEAALARTITLLQDGRADDLAETLRAHGRRVPVLGVSGVGGSGKSSLVDELVVRLRRDTGDTARIAVIAIDPSRARGTGALLGDRIRMNALAPGVTFFRSLATRDVTRPLPAALDEIITACAAAGHDLVIIETPGVGQGDVAIVDHADVSLYVMTPEYGSATQLEKIALLERADAVAINKFDRRGAEDALRDVARQVVRNREAFGTPWQEMPVFGTRASAFDDDGTTALYHHLVGLLREHGLKVATGHLPTVPGRVSSTLARVVPRGRERHLAEVAEAVRDYHAETRRQVDAVRAWTSAAATRARLDAPDPALDALVDRLAGDVSPDARTLLDAWASRTDPNDDRDDSAPEAYVTLSGLSLPRIATPGDADPGALLAYLRTENLPGHFPFTAGVFASREVGERPTRMFAGEGDAARTNRRFHLLADGQPTTRLSTAFDSVTLYGRDPAESPDVLGKVGTSGVSIATLDDMRDLFAGFDLCAPTTSVSMTINGPAPTILAMFLNAALDQRVGAFEAEHGRGPTAEETADLAADTWRRVRGTVQADILKEDQAQNTCIFSTDFSLRVMTDVEEWFVSHGVRHFYSASVSGYHIAEAGANPITQLAFTLANGLTYVEAYRARGLSVDDVAPHLSFFFSNGMDAEYTVIGRVARRIWAIAMRDVYGAGERAQKLKYHIQTSGRSLHAQNMDFNDIRTTLQALCAVYDNANSLHTNAYDEAVTTPSAESVRRALAIQLIIESEWGLAASDNPLQGSYVVEQLTDLVEAEVLAEFERLADRGGVLGAMETGYQRGRIQDESMAYEQGVHAATIPVIGVNTFVGEGRPVATVPLARGTTEEKASQLARLADFHARHAEEAPAALARLKEVATSGGNVFEALMEAVRSCSLGQISQAFFEVGGRYRRGI, encoded by the coding sequence ATGACCATGGCCTCCCCGATGCCCGGGCAGGACCCCGACGCCCTCCACGTTCCGACCCATCACGTCCGGTTCGTCACCGCAGCCGCGCTCTTCGACGGCCATGACGCCGCGATCAACATCATCCGCCGCATCCTGCAGGCGCAGGGGGTCGAAGTCGTGCACCTCGGGCACGACCGCAGCGTCGACGACGTGGTCACCGCCGCGATCCAGGAGGACGTCCAAGGCGTCGCGATCTCCTCCTACCAGGGCGGCCACCTCGAGTACTTCGGCTACCTGGTCGAGCAGCTACGACGCGCCGGGGCTGGTCACGTACGCGTGTTCGGTGGCGGTGGGGGCGTCATCGTGGCCGAGGAGGTCGAGGCCCTGGCGCGACTCGGCGTCCGCATCTTCACCCCCGCGGACGGGCAGCGGCTCGGCCTGCCCCGGATGGTCAACGAGCTGGTCCGTACGTGCGACGTGATGCCCCCGGCGCCGGACGGGCTGGCGGACCGGGTCCTGGCAGGGGAGGAGGCCGCGCTGGCCCGCACGATCACCCTGCTCCAGGACGGACGCGCCGACGACCTCGCCGAGACGCTGCGGGCCCACGGCCGCCGGGTGCCCGTGCTCGGGGTGTCCGGCGTCGGCGGATCCGGGAAGTCGTCGCTGGTGGATGAACTCGTCGTGCGGCTGCGTCGCGACACCGGCGACACGGCCCGGATCGCGGTCATCGCTATCGATCCGAGCCGTGCCAGGGGAACGGGTGCTCTCCTCGGCGACCGAATCCGGATGAATGCGCTCGCCCCCGGCGTCACCTTCTTCCGGTCGCTGGCCACCCGCGACGTCACCCGCCCCCTGCCCGCGGCGCTCGATGAGATCATCACGGCCTGTGCCGCGGCCGGCCACGACCTGGTGATCATCGAGACACCCGGCGTCGGCCAGGGCGACGTCGCCATCGTTGACCACGCCGACGTCAGCCTGTACGTGATGACGCCGGAGTACGGCTCGGCGACCCAGTTGGAGAAGATCGCTCTGCTCGAGCGCGCCGACGCCGTCGCGATCAACAAGTTCGACCGCCGCGGTGCCGAAGACGCGCTGCGTGACGTGGCGCGCCAGGTGGTCCGCAACCGGGAGGCTTTCGGGACGCCCTGGCAGGAGATGCCCGTCTTCGGCACCCGCGCCTCGGCCTTCGATGACGACGGCACGACGGCGCTCTACCACCACCTCGTCGGTCTGCTCCGCGAGCACGGTCTCAAGGTCGCCACCGGTCACCTGCCGACCGTCCCCGGTCGCGTCTCATCGACGCTTGCCCGGGTGGTGCCGCGCGGGCGCGAGCGCCACCTCGCCGAGGTCGCCGAGGCGGTGCGTGACTACCACGCGGAGACCCGACGCCAGGTCGATGCCGTCCGGGCCTGGACCTCGGCGGCAGCCACCCGCGCCCGACTTGACGCGCCGGACCCAGCCCTCGATGCGCTCGTGGATCGCCTGGCCGGCGACGTCTCGCCGGATGCCCGTACGCTGCTCGACGCCTGGGCCTCCCGCACTGACCCGAACGACGACCGGGACGATTCCGCCCCCGAGGCGTACGTGACCCTGTCCGGACTCAGCCTGCCGCGGATCGCCACGCCCGGCGACGCGGATCCCGGCGCCTTGCTGGCCTACCTGCGCACCGAGAACCTGCCCGGGCACTTCCCCTTCACCGCCGGCGTTTTCGCCTCCCGCGAGGTCGGTGAACGGCCGACGCGGATGTTCGCCGGCGAGGGGGATGCCGCCCGCACCAACCGGCGCTTCCACCTGCTCGCCGACGGACAGCCGACGACCCGCCTGTCCACGGCGTTCGACTCGGTCACCCTCTACGGCCGTGACCCGGCCGAATCTCCCGATGTCTTGGGCAAGGTGGGTACGTCAGGGGTGTCGATCGCGACGCTGGACGACATGCGCGACCTGTTCGCCGGCTTCGACCTGTGCGCGCCGACCACGTCGGTGTCGATGACCATCAACGGGCCGGCTCCCACGATCCTGGCGATGTTCCTCAACGCTGCCCTCGATCAGCGAGTAGGGGCATTCGAGGCCGAGCACGGCCGCGGGCCGACGGCCGAGGAGACGGCAGACCTCGCCGCCGACACGTGGCGCCGGGTGCGCGGCACAGTGCAGGCCGACATCCTCAAGGAGGACCAGGCACAGAACACCTGCATCTTCTCCACCGACTTCTCCCTGCGGGTGATGACGGACGTCGAGGAGTGGTTCGTCAGCCATGGCGTACGCCACTTCTACTCGGCGTCGGTGAGCGGCTACCACATCGCCGAGGCGGGGGCCAACCCGATCACCCAGCTCGCCTTCACCCTGGCCAACGGCCTCACCTACGTGGAGGCCTACCGGGCGCGTGGCCTGTCGGTCGACGACGTCGCACCGCACCTGTCGTTCTTCTTCTCCAACGGCATGGACGCCGAGTACACCGTCATCGGTCGGGTGGCGCGCCGGATCTGGGCGATCGCGATGCGCGACGTGTACGGCGCCGGGGAGCGGGCGCAGAAGCTGAAGTACCACATCCAGACGTCGGGGCGGTCGCTGCACGCGCAGAACATGGACTTCAACGACATCCGGACCACGCTCCAGGCACTGTGCGCGGTCTATGACAACGCCAACAGCCTGCACACCAACGCCTACGACGAGGCGGTCACCACCCCTTCGGCGGAGTCGGTGCGCCGCGCGTTGGCGATCCAGCTCATCATCGAGTCCGAGTGGGGTCTGGCCGCCTCGGACAATCCGCTGCAGGGGTCGTACGTCGTCGAACAGCTCACCGACCTCGTCGAGGCCGAGGTGCTGGCCGAGTTCGAACGGCTCGCCGACCGCGGCGGTGTGCTCGGCGCCATGGAGACCGGCTACCAGCGCGGCCGGATCCAGGACGAGTCGATGGCGTACGAACAGGGCGTGCACGCCGCGACGATCCCGGTGATCGGTGTGAACACCTTCGTGGGGGAGGGGCGCCCGGTCGCCACCGTCCCGCTCGCCCGGGGGACCACCGAGGAGAAGGCATCCCAGCTGGCCCGGCTGGCCGACTTCCACGCTCGGCACGCCGAGGAGGCCCCCGCCGCCCTCGCCCGGCTCAAGGAGGTGGCGACGTCCGGCGGCAACGTCTTCGAGGCCCTGATGGAGGCGGTCCGCTCCTGTTCGCTGGGCCAGATCTCGCAGGCCTTCTTCGAGGTCGGCGGGCGTTACCGCCGGGGAATCTAG
- a CDS encoding histidine kinase, giving the protein MDRRSWWFDATIAAGVIIVGQLDGWLGVTATHRQGPHWAEALLYAIGGALLLWRRARPLAVLSAIVAAAVVEFATFGSPEGFGVEMPALIAAYTVARWEQRRSTWWALPLLGVYGAAWILLDPLQITATQRFGGLFWVSQLFIGWLIGALVRGRLRTLEQRRLRRAEHQQRAIAEERTRIARELHDVIGHSVSVMTLQAAAVRRRLTPSRPPNARRSNRWRPWDARR; this is encoded by the coding sequence ATGGACCGGCGCAGCTGGTGGTTCGACGCGACGATCGCCGCGGGTGTGATCATCGTCGGCCAGTTGGACGGCTGGCTGGGCGTCACGGCGACGCATCGCCAGGGGCCGCACTGGGCCGAAGCCCTCCTCTACGCCATCGGCGGTGCCCTGTTGCTGTGGCGGCGTGCGCGGCCCTTGGCCGTGCTGAGCGCGATCGTCGCCGCCGCCGTGGTCGAGTTCGCCACCTTCGGGTCGCCGGAGGGCTTCGGCGTCGAAATGCCTGCCCTGATCGCGGCCTACACGGTCGCCCGGTGGGAGCAACGCCGCTCGACCTGGTGGGCGCTGCCTCTCCTGGGCGTCTACGGTGCCGCGTGGATCCTGCTGGATCCCCTCCAGATCACGGCGACGCAGCGGTTCGGCGGGCTCTTCTGGGTGAGCCAGTTGTTCATCGGCTGGCTCATCGGCGCGCTGGTCCGCGGCCGCCTGCGCACTCTCGAGCAGAGACGTCTTCGGCGTGCCGAACACCAGCAGCGCGCCATCGCCGAGGAACGCACCCGCATCGCCCGGGAACTGCACGACGTCATCGGACACAGCGTGAGCGTGATGACGCTCCAGGCCGCGGCCGTGCGCCGTCGGCTCACCCCGAGCAGGCCGCCGAACGCGAGGCGCTCGAATCGGTGGAGGCCGTGGGACGCGAGGCGATGA
- a CDS encoding sensor histidine kinase yields the protein MTEMRRMVAVLRDRNELVGREPPPSLAQVEGLVENFRSAGLPVELRVTGTPRHLAPGLDLAAYRVVQEGLTNVLRHAVDPRRAVVTIDYATDRLELHVRDDGATMPVEVQYGDGLLGLQERVAMNGGTFQAGPLPDRGFELRTTLPLEAP from the coding sequence ATGACCGAGATGCGACGGATGGTGGCGGTGTTGCGCGACCGGAACGAGCTGGTGGGCCGGGAACCTCCGCCGAGTCTCGCCCAGGTGGAGGGGCTCGTCGAGAACTTCCGGAGCGCCGGGCTCCCGGTCGAGCTCAGGGTCACCGGCACCCCACGGCACCTGGCACCGGGACTGGATCTGGCCGCCTACCGGGTGGTCCAGGAGGGCCTCACGAACGTCCTGCGGCACGCCGTCGATCCCCGCAGGGCCGTGGTCACGATCGACTACGCCACGGACCGGCTCGAGCTCCACGTCCGCGACGACGGGGCGACGATGCCGGTGGAGGTTCAGTACGGCGACGGGCTGCTCGGGCTGCAGGAACGCGTCGCCATGAACGGCGGCACCTTCCAGGCGGGGCCGTTGCCGGACCGGGGCTTCGAGCTGCGGACGACGCTACCGCTGGAGGCGCCATGA
- a CDS encoding response regulator: MTITVLVADDQALVRRGFRMVLEIEPDLEVVGEAADGAEAVRLSRQLRPDVVLMDVRMPGVDGITATERIAADPTLTTRVLMLTTFDLDEYVYEALQAGASGFLLKDVEPEVLVAGIRAVQAGESLLAPTVTRRMIGAFLARRPVADPASDRELGQLTPRERETLVLVAHGLTNAEIADRLVLSETTVKTHVGHVLMKLQLRDRVQAVIWAYEHGLVS; the protein is encoded by the coding sequence ATGACCATCACGGTGCTGGTGGCCGATGACCAGGCGCTGGTCCGCCGAGGTTTCCGGATGGTGCTCGAGATCGAGCCCGATCTCGAGGTCGTCGGGGAGGCGGCTGACGGTGCCGAGGCCGTCAGGCTGTCCCGCCAACTGCGTCCGGACGTCGTGCTGATGGACGTACGCATGCCAGGCGTGGACGGCATCACGGCGACCGAGCGGATCGCGGCGGACCCGACGTTGACCACCCGGGTGCTGATGCTGACGACGTTCGACCTGGACGAGTACGTCTACGAGGCGCTGCAGGCCGGGGCGAGCGGGTTCCTGCTGAAGGACGTCGAGCCCGAGGTTCTCGTCGCCGGCATCCGGGCCGTGCAGGCGGGCGAGTCACTGCTTGCTCCCACGGTGACCCGCCGGATGATCGGGGCGTTCCTGGCGCGCCGGCCCGTGGCCGACCCGGCATCGGACCGCGAGCTGGGCCAGCTCACGCCGCGCGAGCGGGAGACCCTGGTCCTCGTCGCCCACGGACTCACCAACGCCGAGATCGCCGACAGGCTGGTCCTGTCCGAGACGACCGTGAAGACCCACGTCGGCCACGTCCTGATGAAGCTGCAGCTCCGCGACCGCGTCCAGGCGGTGATCTGGGCCTACGAACACGGTCTGGTGAGCTGA
- a CDS encoding PfkB family carbohydrate kinase produces the protein MEHDPQGLFVGLATLDIIQRVPHVPGADEKVTASRTDIAAGGPALNAAVVFSALGGRSSLVTRLGEGALSSFIRDDVASRGVEIIDLADPSFAPAISTITVDDSTGQRQVVSTDARGAGEPATSASDVRQRIVRHLERVAPVDIVHCDGHHPDLTLTVAEWGASHGVPRVVDAGRWKTVMARLVPLATDVLCSATFAVPDDHERRERLDLMSWILSQGPELAAVTHGPDPIEWRTRTSRGMVAAEQIRAIDTLGAGDFFHGAYSFARVMRDHEEHTLRTVDCLRFASHVAALKCISPGTRAWLAEIGETTLVEFLRNGEA, from the coding sequence ATGGAGCATGATCCGCAGGGGCTGTTCGTCGGGCTCGCCACGCTGGACATCATCCAGCGCGTTCCCCACGTGCCGGGAGCTGATGAGAAGGTCACGGCGTCGCGCACGGACATCGCCGCGGGAGGTCCCGCGCTCAACGCCGCCGTCGTCTTCTCGGCCCTTGGAGGACGGTCGTCCCTCGTGACACGGCTCGGCGAAGGAGCTTTGTCCTCCTTCATCAGGGACGATGTCGCATCGCGCGGCGTGGAGATCATCGACCTCGCCGACCCTTCCTTCGCGCCGGCCATCTCGACGATCACCGTCGACGACTCGACCGGACAACGCCAGGTCGTCTCCACGGATGCCCGAGGAGCGGGGGAGCCGGCGACGTCGGCATCCGATGTCCGCCAGAGGATCGTCCGCCACCTGGAGCGCGTGGCTCCGGTCGACATCGTCCATTGCGACGGACATCATCCGGACCTCACGCTGACGGTCGCCGAGTGGGGCGCCTCGCACGGCGTTCCGCGCGTCGTCGATGCGGGCCGCTGGAAGACAGTGATGGCGAGGCTCGTCCCGCTGGCCACGGACGTGCTGTGCTCGGCAACCTTCGCGGTGCCCGATGACCACGAGCGCCGTGAACGGCTGGACCTGATGTCCTGGATCCTGTCCCAAGGGCCCGAGTTGGCTGCTGTCACCCATGGCCCCGATCCCATCGAGTGGAGGACGCGTACGTCGCGGGGAATGGTGGCGGCCGAGCAGATCCGGGCGATCGACACGCTGGGCGCCGGGGACTTCTTCCACGGCGCCTACAGCTTCGCCCGCGTGATGCGTGACCATGAAGAACACACGCTCCGGACCGTCGACTGCCTGCGTTTCGCCAGCCATGTCGCTGCGCTGAAGTGCATCTCGCCCGGTACCCGCGCGTGGTTGGCCGAGATCGGCGAGACGACGCTGGTCGAGTTCCTGAGGAACGGGGAAGCATGA